A stretch of the Marinifilum sp. JC120 genome encodes the following:
- a CDS encoding MBL fold metallo-hydrolase encodes MKIIIHRGTNEIGGSCVEVENNGTRILLDAGSPLDDSPAFLPDSIDSFDGVFISHGHQDHYGLIEHLPDEVPLYIGDIAWKFMNSLRLFLEKPILEVNNKTSLDAGKSYSVGSISVTPYLVDHSAPQAFGFLIEGDGKRIYYSGDFRSHGRKSQTFDYLCKNIPQRIDAILLEGTMMKRDNLDFSSETDVEKGMVESIKSEEGLVLVSCSSQNIDRIVSLYRATKRTGRTLVVDIYTAWILRLAQQMSSNLPDISWDNMKVFSRNKPASGYYKRIKEHHEFFGNFKYDLYKKENELSLDDLRAAPSAYVLKMSDYWLNYVKELLPNYSSTVIYSQWAGYLDEGASYFNENAANLQKLENSKFELIHTSGHAVRDDLIKLVESIKPRTVIPMHTEHKDMYTEYFKNVHILEDGEVYKL; translated from the coding sequence TCGAAGTCGAAAACAACGGCACAAGAATCCTTTTAGATGCAGGATCACCACTGGATGACTCCCCTGCTTTTTTGCCAGATTCAATTGATTCGTTTGATGGTGTTTTTATTTCACATGGGCATCAAGATCATTATGGATTGATTGAACATCTTCCTGATGAAGTTCCTTTGTATATTGGTGATATAGCTTGGAAATTTATGAACTCTTTGCGTCTCTTCTTGGAAAAACCAATTTTAGAGGTCAACAACAAGACCAGCCTTGATGCTGGTAAATCTTATTCTGTCGGAAGCATTTCTGTGACTCCTTATCTTGTGGACCATTCTGCTCCTCAAGCTTTTGGTTTTCTTATCGAAGGTGACGGAAAGCGAATTTATTATTCCGGTGATTTCAGAAGCCATGGAAGAAAGTCTCAGACTTTTGATTATTTATGTAAGAATATTCCCCAAAGAATTGACGCGATCCTTCTAGAAGGAACGATGATGAAACGGGATAATTTGGATTTTTCCAGTGAAACAGATGTTGAAAAAGGAATGGTTGAATCAATCAAATCGGAAGAAGGTTTGGTTCTTGTTAGCTGTTCATCTCAGAATATCGATCGGATAGTTTCCCTGTACAGAGCAACCAAAAGAACAGGCCGAACACTCGTTGTTGATATTTATACTGCATGGATATTGCGCCTCGCTCAGCAAATGTCATCAAACCTTCCAGACATTAGTTGGGATAATATGAAAGTTTTTTCAAGGAATAAGCCAGCTTCTGGTTACTATAAAAGAATTAAAGAGCATCACGAGTTCTTCGGTAATTTTAAATATGATCTATATAAAAAAGAGAATGAACTGAGCTTGGACGATCTCCGCGCAGCCCCTTCTGCATATGTATTAAAGATGAGTGACTATTGGCTGAATTATGTGAAGGAGCTGCTGCCCAATTATTCGTCCACAGTGATCTATTCACAATGGGCAGGCTATTTAGACGAAGGAGCCTCCTACTTTAACGAGAATGCAGCGAACTTGCAGAAATTAGAAAACTCTAAATTTGAACTTATCCATACCAGTGGACATGCCGTTCGGGACGATTTGATCAAATTGGTTGAATCTATAAAGCCAAGAACAGTCATACCAATGCATACGGAGCATAAAGATATGTATACTGAATATTTTAAGAATGTGCATATCTTGGAGGATGGTGAGGTATATAAATTATGA